CAGTCTTTACTAACAATTAATTGGCTTAAACTTGCGAATAATTATCAAGATAAAAATAGTTATCAAATAAAAGAAAAGTCTTACGTTTATCGAGTTGAAAAACAGGTTACAGGAACGCCAAGAATTCCTTATAATCTTATCCTCAGAGACTATCAAAAACAAGCAGTGATTAACTGGCTAAGAAATAAAGGTAGAGGCACCCTAAAAATGGCAACGGGTAGCGGAAAAACCATTACAGCCTTGGCTATCACCACAGAACTTTATCAACAAATTGATTTACAAATTCTTTTGGTTATTTGTCCTTTTCGTCATTTAGTTTTGCAATGGGCAAAGGAAGCAGAAAAATTTAATTTAAATCCGTTTCTCGCTTTTAATAATGTTAATAACTGGCAAAAAGAATTATCGACAAAATTGTATAATGTGACCAGTAAAAAAAATAAATTTTTAACTATCATTACCACCAACTCTACTTTTATTAGTCAGGGTTTTCAAACTCAGTTGCCTTTTTTTCCCGAGAAAACCTTAATTATCGGTGATGAAGCACATAATTTAGGTAGTCCAAAATTGCAAACCCTCCTGCCGAAGAGCATTGGTTTACGACTTGCCCTCTCGGCAACTCCTGAAAGGTATTATGATGATGATGGTACTGATGCTTTGATTAATTATTTTGGCAAAGTTTTACAGCCTGAATTTACTTTGGGTGATGCTATCCAAAAAAAAGCTCTCGTCAGTTATAACTATTATCCCATCCTTGTGGAGTTGACAGAATTAGAAACTTTACAATATACCAAGCTAACTAAAAGAATCGGCTGGGAATTGTCTCAGGATAAGACTCGGAATAATTATCATCTTACTGCTTTGTTGGTCAGGCGATCGCGCCTAATTGGTACTGCCAAAAATAAAATAACCGCCTTAAAACAGTTGATGGAAAAAAGACTAGACACCAACGGCACTATTTTTTATTGTGGAGACGGAAAAATAGACTACCAAGGAAAAACCGAGAGACAAGTAGATATTGTTACCCGCATCCTCGGTAAAGAATTAGGGTATCGAGTCAACATTTATAGTGCCAATACTCCCCTAGCAGAAAGAGAAATCATCAAAAAACAACTAGAAAAAGGAGATTTACAAGGGTTAGTCGCCATTCGTTGCTTAGATGAAGGAATTGATATACCCAGTATCAAAAATGCCGTTATTCTTGCCAGTGGTAGTAATCCTCGTCAGTTTATTCAGCGAAGAGGGAGGGTATTACGTCCTGCTCAAAATAAAACCGAAGCCAACATATTTGATATGATTGTTATTCCTCCTCATCTTGATCGAGAAACATGGGAAGTAGAAAAAAATTTGCTCAAAAAAGAAATCAAAAGATTTATTGAATTTGCCAATTTAGCTAATAATTGCCATTATGCCACAAAAAAATTATTAAATCTTAAAAATCAATTTGATGTGTGACCTAGATTAGTGAAAAGGCTATATAGTGTAAATAGTAGATATATAGAGACTAAGTAAATCGGAGGATAGACAAAAGTAATTCAAATTAGATGAGTAATGGATGAAAAATAATTGTTAATTGTTAATTGTCCATGGTGATGTCCATTCTCAATGCGTATTTATTATGGCTTTACAGATTTTAGTCACAGATGATGACTTACAAATTCAAAATTTAATCAAGGATTATCTTGAGTTAGAAGGATATTCTGTAATCTTGGCTAGTGATGGGGAAAAGGCTTTATCTTTAGCTCAAAAATACCATCCTCATCTGCTAATATCCGATATAAAAATGCCCCACAAAGATGGTTATAAACTGGTGAAAGACTTGCGAAAACTTCCTGAGTTTCGTTTGTTACCTGTTATTTTTCTGACTCAACAGGATACCATAGAGGCAAAAATTCATGGTTATCAGGCAGGGTGTGACGTTTATTTAGCCAAGCCTTTTGAACCCATGGAACTAGCTGCCATTGTACGACATCTTTTAGAAAGATCTCAAGTTATCCAAGCAGAAAGACTCTTCCCCGAAAGCCATAGAAGCCCTCCTCCTCAATCGTTGGATAATAATTCTTCTCATACTTGTGTTTCCCTGACAAATAGAGAAAAAGAGGTTTTGGATTTAATTATAAAGGGTTATTCTAATATTCAAATTGCCCAAGAGTTGTACCTTAGTCCGAAAACCATCGAAAAATATGTGGCTAATTTACTAAAAAAAACTGATTCCCAAAATCGCACCGAATTAGTTACTTTTGCTTTTAAAAATAACCTCACTCATACTTAAAGGGTTTCAGTATCTAAAACTGTTTCAATGTTTTTGTATATATCCCTCGCTTCTTCGGGAGAGTTGCCTATGCTAGTCAAACCCAATTTACCAAACTCTGATAATGCTCCCATGAGATGAAAAATAGTGCCTGTTTTAGTACTACTATCAAAATGGAGACGGTGTTTGGTGACTATGTCCATTAAATCATTGGGTAATAAACCATGATAGTTCGGTTTTTGTAAATTATCAGAAGCTATATAATATTTAGCTTTTTCTTCAGGACTATAAAATAATCCATCTTGGTAGTTATAAGTGCCATTTGTTAAAAATTTTAGGGTCATAAAGGGGTGGGTTGTCCCTCCTTTTCTTAGATTAATTTCTATGGCGTATAACGACCATTGATTATTTTCTTTGACTGCTAAAAAATCGACTCCAAATCTTTCCATTACTCCTTTTGTTGCCAACTCTTTTCCTATTTTTAGCCCTAATTTTTGTAATTCTAATCGATAATTGTCATGGGCAGGGAATGAGCATCCTAAATAAATTTGTTGTTCTTCACCCCCTAATATTTGGTCATGGGTGGATAAGATTTCTACTTTTCCATGGGGACTAATATAGCCTTGGACACTGGGAGAAAATTTCTCTTTTCCTTCGATAAATTCTTCTACTATTACTCCTAATTCCGAGATGCGATCGCAATATGTTTGCCATGTTTCTCCCTCTCCTTGTACTTTGGCTCTATGGATAATTTGAGCTATTAAATGTTGAGCTTTTGTGAGGGATAAATCTTCAGAAAAAAGGGATTTTATATTACTAATATCTAATACGGCATTACCTTCCCCAGAAAAACCCTCATTTAGTTTGATTACTACTTTATTAATATGGGGTTTTCGGATCAATAACTGTGCTGTTTCTTTTATTAATTCGTCCATGGTAAATACTAATTTGCTACCGTCAGGATGTTGTAATTGACATTTAGCAAAAATTTCTCGACTACCACTTTTTGATCCCCAGTAGCTTAATTCTGGACTAGCGGCGAGTAAGGGTATATCTAACTTTATTGATAACTCTTCTTCTAAGGGGGTGGAATTGAAACAAACCATATAACTTTTGTTTGGTCGCAATGAGTTTTTTATTTTTGTTACTAAACGTGGTCTTTCTAAAATTTTTTG
The sequence above is a segment of the Cyanobacterium stanieri PCC 7202 genome. Coding sequences within it:
- a CDS encoding type III restriction protein res subunit (PFAM: Helicase conserved C-terminal domain; Type III restriction enzyme, res subunit~TIGRFAM: DNA phosphorothioation system restriction enzyme~COGs: COG1061 DNA or RNA helicase of superfamily II~InterPro IPR006935:IPR001650:IPR014021:IPR014001~KEGG: cyt:cce_0895 hypothetical protein~PFAM: type III restriction protein res subunit; helicase domain protein~SMART: helicase domain protein; DEAD-like helicase~SPTR: Putative uncharacterized protein), whose amino-acid sequence is MDFLSLTNQSLLTINWLKLANNYQDKNSYQIKEKSYVYRVEKQVTGTPRIPYNLILRDYQKQAVINWLRNKGRGTLKMATGSGKTITALAITTELYQQIDLQILLVICPFRHLVLQWAKEAEKFNLNPFLAFNNVNNWQKELSTKLYNVTSKKNKFLTIITTNSTFISQGFQTQLPFFPEKTLIIGDEAHNLGSPKLQTLLPKSIGLRLALSATPERYYDDDGTDALINYFGKVLQPEFTLGDAIQKKALVSYNYYPILVELTELETLQYTKLTKRIGWELSQDKTRNNYHLTALLVRRSRLIGTAKNKITALKQLMEKRLDTNGTIFYCGDGKIDYQGKTERQVDIVTRILGKELGYRVNIYSANTPLAEREIIKKQLEKGDLQGLVAIRCLDEGIDIPSIKNAVILASGSNPRQFIQRRGRVLRPAQNKTEANIFDMIVIPPHLDRETWEVEKNLLKKEIKRFIEFANLANNCHYATKKLLNLKNQFDV
- a CDS encoding two component transcriptional regulator, LuxR family (PFAM: Response regulator receiver domain; Bacterial regulatory proteins, luxR family~COGs: COG2197 Response regulator containing a CheY-like receiver domain and an HTH DNA-binding domain~InterPro IPR001789:IPR000792~KEGG: cyt:cce_1135 two-component response regulator~PFAM: response regulator receiver; regulatory protein LuxR~SMART: response regulator receiver; regulatory protein LuxR~SPTR: Two-component response regulator), which encodes MLIVHGDVHSQCVFIMALQILVTDDDLQIQNLIKDYLELEGYSVILASDGEKALSLAQKYHPHLLISDIKMPHKDGYKLVKDLRKLPEFRLLPVIFLTQQDTIEAKIHGYQAGCDVYLAKPFEPMELAAIVRHLLERSQVIQAERLFPESHRSPPPQSLDNNSSHTCVSLTNREKEVLDLIIKGYSNIQIAQELYLSPKTIEKYVANLLKKTDSQNRTELVTFAFKNNLTHT
- a CDS encoding protein of unknown function DUF201 (InterPro IPR003806:IPR011761~KEGG: cyh:Cyan8802_3463 protein of unknown function DUF201~PFAM: protein of unknown function DUF201~SPTR: Putative uncharacterized protein), with the protein product MAVTAAEKERFMQLQDKLRHSWQDRDILDEDDTDILVIPSFSIDQRVGKKVAGFLHYEERQLFSLIRLRNPHTRLIYVTAHPLSPIIVDYYLQLLPGIPFSHARERLLLLNTYDCSLKPLTQKILERPRLVTKIKNSLRPNKSYMVCFNSTPLEEELSIKLDIPLLAASPELSYWGSKSGSREIFAKCQLQHPDGSKLVFTMDELIKETAQLLIRKPHINKVVIKLNEGFSGEGNAVLDISNIKSLFSEDLSLTKAQHLIAQIIHRAKVQGEGETWQTYCDRISELGVIVEEFIEGKEKFSPSVQGYISPHGKVEILSTHDQILGGEEQQIYLGCSFPAHDNYRLELQKLGLKIGKELATKGVMERFGVDFLAVKENNQWSLYAIEINLRKGGTTHPFMTLKFLTNGTYNYQDGLFYSPEEKAKYYIASDNLQKPNYHGLLPNDLMDIVTKHRLHFDSSTKTGTIFHLMGALSEFGKLGLTSIGNSPEEARDIYKNIETVLDTETL